A DNA window from Barnesiella intestinihominis YIT 11860 contains the following coding sequences:
- a CDS encoding SusC/RagA family TonB-linked outer membrane protein: MNLKIKTSESSKKNSLKIAFLLYFLISVQFVFAQNQTIDLNMTDKPLSEIFKSIEKQADISVDFDETQINIHQKISVNIKNKKLTDALSMILSPLKYKYAIQGKHVIITNEKNRQKSESIVGFVKNPNGEPLIGASVLVKGTNNAVSTDIDGRFHIKATPKSRLVVSYVGHNTQEIAVTPGITMNIELSEKTNIMDEVVVVGYGTQKKANLIGAVGYTDHKQLEKRPVNNLGQALQGAIPNLNISFGSGKPGEKTRMNVRGFASINQESKPLILIDGMEGNIDKINPRDVESISVLKDASSAAIYGARAPFGVVLITTKKGESGKTQVNYNGRFSFSKPTTRTDFLTTGYDAAMLVDEFMRSYNGVTYTRFTSDDYKELEARRFDKTENPERPWTVVQNRGGVESYMYYANFDWYNYLFDQSRPTWDHNLSISGGNQKINYLLSGNYGTQDGIYRQNTDKLRTANLMAKVSADAYKWLTVKFMARLYDSKYTAPGVGHGYNIPSLTFHAMPYLMPYNPDGTWVYQNPIQASGPSDGIHILIGDGTTKSIEENRYMTYSWSTIFKIMKGLTFTANYNFKHSTTDYMERSTQAKYSQYPGVEEVAQASWFSNKLIQEYEKKFLSQCRCLSKLRQHVQLASRIRCGRIQL, encoded by the coding sequence ATGAATTTAAAAATTAAAACCAGCGAATCATCTAAAAAGAATTCGCTTAAAATTGCTTTTTTATTATATTTTCTTATCTCCGTTCAATTCGTTTTTGCCCAAAATCAAACAATCGATTTGAATATGACAGATAAGCCTCTATCCGAAATATTCAAATCGATAGAAAAACAAGCCGACATCTCCGTTGATTTTGACGAAACGCAAATCAATATTCATCAAAAAATATCGGTGAACATCAAAAACAAAAAACTCACCGATGCATTATCGATGATTCTAAGCCCCTTAAAATACAAATACGCAATACAAGGGAAACATGTAATTATAACCAACGAAAAAAACAGACAAAAGTCCGAAAGTATCGTGGGATTCGTAAAAAATCCGAATGGCGAACCGCTCATCGGCGCATCCGTATTGGTTAAAGGGACAAACAATGCCGTATCGACCGACATCGACGGACGGTTTCACATCAAAGCCACCCCGAAATCCCGATTGGTCGTTTCATACGTGGGACACAACACACAAGAAATTGCCGTCACACCGGGCATCACAATGAACATCGAGCTGTCCGAGAAAACCAATATTATGGACGAAGTTGTAGTCGTGGGATACGGTACGCAAAAGAAAGCCAATTTGATCGGAGCTGTCGGATACACCGACCACAAACAGTTAGAAAAACGCCCTGTCAATAATTTAGGACAAGCCCTGCAAGGTGCGATACCCAACTTGAATATCTCATTCGGCTCTGGAAAACCCGGAGAAAAAACCCGCATGAACGTCCGGGGATTCGCATCCATCAACCAAGAATCCAAACCTCTGATCCTAATCGATGGTATGGAAGGAAACATCGATAAAATCAACCCTCGTGACGTCGAGTCTATTTCGGTTCTTAAAGACGCTTCTTCGGCTGCCATCTATGGAGCCCGGGCTCCCTTTGGAGTGGTACTGATCACGACAAAGAAAGGTGAGTCGGGTAAAACCCAAGTGAACTACAACGGAAGATTCAGCTTTTCAAAACCCACTACAAGAACCGACTTCTTAACCACAGGATACGATGCCGCCATGCTCGTTGACGAATTCATGCGATCATACAACGGTGTCACCTACACCCGTTTCACTTCCGACGACTACAAAGAATTGGAGGCAAGAAGATTTGACAAAACAGAGAATCCCGAAAGACCCTGGACCGTCGTACAAAACAGAGGTGGTGTAGAATCTTATATGTACTATGCCAATTTCGACTGGTACAACTATTTGTTCGACCAGTCACGCCCCACTTGGGACCACAACCTCAGCATCTCCGGCGGGAATCAAAAAATAAACTACCTGTTAAGCGGGAATTACGGGACACAAGACGGTATCTATCGGCAAAACACCGACAAACTCCGAACAGCCAATTTAATGGCAAAAGTCAGTGCGGATGCCTACAAATGGTTAACCGTCAAATTTATGGCTCGCCTATACGACTCCAAATATACGGCTCCCGGTGTAGGGCACGGATACAACATTCCTAGCCTCACGTTCCATGCGATGCCCTATCTGATGCCTTATAACCCCGACGGAACTTGGGTTTACCAAAATCCCATTCAAGCATCCGGTCCCAGCGATGGTATACATATTCTGATTGGAGACGGAACCACCAAGTCGATAGAGGAAAACCGATACATGACCTACTCTTGGAGCACCATATTCAAAATCATGAAAGGGCTGACTTTCACTGCAAACTATAACTTCAAACACAGTACCACCGATTACATGGAGCGCTCCACTCAGGCAAAATACTCCCAATACCCCGGTGTCGAAGAAGTGGCACAAGCCTCTTGGTTCTCAAACAAACTGATCCAAGAGTATGAAAAAAAGTTTCTATCACAGTGTAGATGCCTATCTAAACTACGACAACACGTTCAACTCGCATCACGTATACGCTGTGGCCGGATTCAACTATGA
- a CDS encoding DUF5686 family protein, which translates to MTKKIYVVLTLCLLFIGLPISATAQKATVIKGIVRDSITHEPISYASVFFVGSDKGLMTDDDGKFAVSVRDNFLNVRFSTLGYREKTVFVKKGAENDLVIDLVPSDYVLKEVVVKPKKEKYSKKNNPAVEFVKKLIERRHVGDPKNHDFYNYEKYEKMTFALNEFSEEQKKKWLFKKFQFIFDYVDTSEVSGKPILTVSIKEKIAENYYRRSPETEKSVVTGIKRAGIDEIFSQESVQMLCEDLFREIDIFRNDITLLNNRFVSPLSNIGTSFYKYYLLDTILVDGVKCVDLGFVPFNSESFGFTGHIYVPEGDSTYFIKKVKLNVPRDINLNYVENMYLEQDYERLEDGTRIKTKDDAIIEFRIMPATQGLYARRMTTYDKFTFTPPDDLSVYDFEGREKVEVDAQAKPEEFWVDNRHVPVKKKENAVDKLLARLREVPVFYYTEKVLGILISGYIETGKDSKFDFGPMNTTISANEIEGARFRIGGLTTAQLNPHWFARGYVAYGTKDEKVKYSGEVEYSFNKKKFHSREFPINSIKLSHSYDIDQLGQHYLYTNKDNVFLSLKRKGDNKATYLRKTELSYLQERKGGFSFGLGIRNEIQQMATDRIAFIDGYGKKIKDYMQTNFEVKLRFAPNEKFYQTKSQRFPINLDAPVLTLSHNFAFKNFLGSKYSYNHTEFGIQKRFWFSAFGYFDAIVKAGKVWDKVPFPMLILPNANLSYTIQPESYALMNALEFINDQYVSWDFTYYANGALFNRIPLLKYMKLREVFAFRGLYGSLSKKNNPLYNKDLFVFPKGSTEMDKMPYMECSVGLDNIFTILRVDYVWRLTYRESPNVSKGGVRIALHFSF; encoded by the coding sequence ATGACAAAAAAGATATATGTGGTATTAACCCTTTGCCTATTATTTATAGGACTTCCTATTTCGGCTACGGCACAAAAGGCGACAGTGATAAAGGGGATAGTACGAGATTCCATAACCCATGAGCCTATATCTTATGCTTCTGTTTTTTTTGTGGGGAGCGATAAGGGACTTATGACGGACGATGACGGTAAGTTTGCCGTTTCGGTACGTGATAATTTTCTCAATGTTCGATTTTCTACGTTGGGTTATCGAGAGAAGACGGTTTTTGTAAAGAAAGGAGCCGAGAATGATTTGGTTATCGATTTGGTTCCATCGGATTATGTCTTGAAAGAGGTGGTCGTGAAACCGAAAAAGGAGAAATACAGTAAGAAAAATAATCCGGCAGTGGAGTTTGTAAAAAAATTGATAGAGCGTCGCCACGTAGGAGATCCGAAAAATCACGATTTTTATAATTATGAAAAGTATGAAAAGATGACTTTTGCCCTGAATGAATTTTCGGAGGAACAAAAGAAAAAGTGGCTTTTCAAAAAATTCCAATTTATTTTTGACTATGTCGATACTTCGGAGGTTTCGGGCAAACCTATTCTGACTGTTTCGATAAAGGAGAAGATCGCCGAGAATTATTATCGTCGCAGCCCGGAAACTGAGAAATCTGTGGTGACCGGTATTAAGCGGGCAGGAATCGACGAAATATTCAGCCAAGAAAGCGTGCAAATGTTGTGTGAGGATTTATTCCGGGAAATCGATATTTTCAGGAATGATATTACTCTGTTGAATAATAGATTCGTGAGCCCTTTGTCCAACATAGGTACTTCGTTTTATAAGTATTATTTATTAGATACGATTCTGGTAGACGGCGTGAAATGCGTGGATTTAGGCTTTGTTCCGTTTAATTCGGAGTCGTTCGGCTTTACAGGTCATATTTATGTGCCCGAAGGAGATTCGACCTATTTTATCAAGAAGGTGAAGTTGAACGTGCCTCGGGATATCAATCTTAATTATGTCGAGAATATGTATCTCGAACAGGATTATGAACGTTTGGAAGACGGGACGCGTATTAAAACGAAAGACGATGCCATTATAGAGTTCCGGATTATGCCTGCCACGCAAGGATTGTATGCAAGGCGTATGACCACCTATGATAAATTTACCTTTACTCCTCCCGACGATTTGTCGGTTTATGATTTTGAGGGTCGGGAGAAAGTAGAAGTGGATGCTCAGGCAAAACCGGAAGAGTTCTGGGTAGACAATCGTCATGTGCCGGTAAAGAAAAAGGAGAATGCCGTAGATAAACTTTTAGCTCGACTACGAGAGGTTCCGGTATTCTATTATACAGAGAAAGTTTTGGGAATACTAATCAGCGGTTATATAGAAACAGGGAAAGACAGTAAGTTCGATTTCGGGCCGATGAATACGACTATTAGTGCAAATGAAATAGAGGGCGCTCGTTTCAGAATAGGTGGACTAACTACCGCCCAACTAAATCCACATTGGTTTGCTCGCGGTTATGTGGCTTATGGAACCAAAGATGAAAAGGTTAAATATTCGGGCGAAGTAGAATATTCGTTCAATAAGAAGAAATTTCATTCCCGGGAGTTCCCCATCAATTCTATCAAGCTGAGCCATTCGTACGACATAGACCAATTGGGACAGCATTATCTGTACACGAATAAAGACAATGTTTTCCTTTCTTTGAAACGTAAGGGCGATAATAAAGCTACTTATTTAAGAAAGACCGAGTTGTCTTATTTGCAAGAACGAAAGGGCGGTTTTTCATTCGGTTTGGGTATTCGTAACGAGATACAGCAAATGGCGACCGACCGTATCGCTTTTATCGATGGATACGGTAAAAAGATAAAGGATTATATGCAAACCAATTTTGAGGTGAAATTGCGCTTCGCTCCCAATGAAAAATTTTACCAAACGAAAAGCCAACGTTTCCCAATCAATTTGGATGCTCCCGTGTTGACACTCTCTCATAATTTTGCTTTCAAAAATTTCTTGGGCAGCAAGTATTCATATAATCATACCGAATTTGGGATTCAGAAACGTTTTTGGTTCTCGGCATTCGGTTATTTCGATGCTATTGTGAAGGCCGGAAAGGTATGGGACAAAGTTCCTTTTCCTATGTTGATACTTCCTAATGCGAATCTTTCTTATACGATTCAACCGGAATCATATGCTTTGATGAATGCTCTCGAATTTATCAACGACCAGTATGTGTCGTGGGATTTTACTTATTATGCAAACGGAGCTTTGTTCAATCGTATCCCTCTGTTGAAATATATGAAATTGAGAGAGGTGTTTGCGTTCAGAGGTTTGTACGGTAGTTTGAGCAAGAAGAATAATCCACTGTATAATAAAGATTTATTCGTATTCCCGAAGGGTAGTACCGAAATGGATAAAATGCCCTATATGGAATGTAGTGTAGGTCTTGATAATATATTTACCATTTTGCGGGTAGATTATGTATGGCGATTGACCTATCGGGAAAGCCCGAACGTGAGCAAAGGCGGGGTACGTATCGCCTTGCATTTTTCGTTTTGA
- a CDS encoding FecR family protein: MNNIIQNIIHKFFNNSQPSTDDILFKKWLLSPKNREEKDQAISEIWDSCQNETPDAFTLSELETFHRNNFLPGKRANFRSTIYKAVATILLPILGALFTWLILDTPQDTEQLIECFVPKGEKAKQIFLPDGSEVWVNAESILIYPNTFKGDTRTLFLNGEANFKVSRDKKKPFIVKTATLDIEALGTTFNVESYSNSPQTIATLEEGKIKVSTKDSIPHETILSPNEQFIYDRDTHSREINIVDAQSLSNWKEGQLYFKNAPFGKLVKTIERKYNVTILYDQEKYKNNKLTVKFDHDETIDEVLSILEGILQNMKYKKNNDIIFIN, from the coding sequence ATGAATAACATTATACAAAACATAATACATAAATTTTTTAACAACAGCCAACCCTCAACCGACGATATACTTTTCAAAAAGTGGCTGCTCTCCCCCAAAAACCGAGAAGAAAAAGATCAAGCGATTTCAGAGATATGGGACTCTTGCCAAAACGAGACACCCGATGCATTTACATTATCCGAACTAGAAACATTCCATCGAAACAACTTTTTGCCGGGAAAAAGGGCCAACTTCCGCAGCACTATCTATAAAGCCGTTGCCACCATACTGCTTCCCATTTTGGGAGCCCTTTTCACTTGGTTGATACTCGACACACCCCAAGATACCGAACAACTCATCGAATGCTTCGTCCCCAAAGGAGAAAAAGCAAAGCAAATATTCCTTCCAGACGGAAGCGAGGTGTGGGTTAACGCCGAATCCATACTGATTTACCCCAACACATTCAAGGGCGACACCAGAACCCTGTTTCTCAATGGCGAAGCCAACTTCAAAGTATCCCGCGACAAAAAAAAGCCCTTCATCGTAAAAACTGCGACTCTCGACATCGAAGCATTGGGTACTACATTCAATGTAGAGTCATATAGCAACTCTCCACAAACGATAGCGACACTCGAAGAAGGAAAAATAAAAGTCTCGACCAAAGACTCCATACCGCATGAAACCATACTGTCTCCCAACGAACAATTCATATACGACCGCGACACACATTCACGCGAAATAAACATAGTCGATGCCCAAAGCCTCTCAAATTGGAAAGAAGGACAACTATATTTCAAAAATGCACCCTTCGGGAAACTGGTAAAAACGATCGAAAGAAAATACAACGTAACGATTCTTTACGACCAAGAAAAATACAAAAACAACAAGCTCACTGTAAAATTCGACCACGACGAAACGATAGACGAAGTATTGTCCATTTTGGAAGGGATACTGCAAAACATGAAATACAAAAAAAATAACGATATAATATTCATCAACTAA
- a CDS encoding CYTH domain-containing protein, translating to MSAEIERKYTVKDQSYRQESIECKYYKQGYISIDKERTVRIRISGNNAFITLKGVTTGCTRKEFEYPIPVADAAEMLGSLCLPSIIEKKRYIYPYAGHKWEIDEFMGNNDGLVIAEIELKSESEQFDLPPFIETEVTGDPRYYNSNLAKHPYKTWKEKE from the coding sequence ATGAGTGCCGAAATAGAACGCAAATACACAGTAAAAGACCAGTCATACCGACAAGAATCAATCGAATGCAAATATTATAAACAAGGATACATCTCAATCGATAAAGAAAGAACCGTGCGCATACGAATTTCCGGGAATAATGCATTCATTACTCTCAAAGGCGTTACCACAGGTTGTACCCGTAAAGAATTCGAATACCCCATTCCGGTAGCCGATGCTGCCGAAATGCTCGGATCACTCTGTCTTCCTTCAATCATCGAAAAGAAAAGGTACATTTATCCCTATGCCGGACACAAATGGGAAATAGACGAATTCATGGGCAATAATGACGGACTGGTTATTGCCGAAATCGAGCTAAAATCAGAGTCGGAACAATTCGATTTACCTCCTTTCATAGAAACAGAAGTTACAGGCGACCCCCGCTATTACAATTCCAATCTGGCAAAACACCCCTATAAAACATGGAAAGAAAAAGAATAG
- a CDS encoding RNA polymerase sigma-70 factor — translation MSKNNTEPSCYTMNLELETYHLKRLIEGDTTSFDAIFIHYHPIVLRFLVGFIKDKEQAQDIAQDIFCKLWISHDRLGHIQSLKSYLFKMCRNAVYDSFDRQITEQNYLSHLEETAPQSTSVEHEIYAKELLSLMDATIASLPPQKRTIFNMSRKEGLSNDEIALRLNLKKNTVEKTISSVLTQLKKNMLAALLFLIP, via the coding sequence TTGTCAAAAAACAACACGGAGCCTTCCTGCTATACCATGAATCTTGAATTAGAGACATACCATCTAAAAAGACTTATCGAGGGAGATACCACATCATTCGATGCTATTTTTATACACTACCACCCTATTGTGCTCCGATTCCTTGTTGGCTTCATCAAAGACAAAGAACAAGCACAAGATATCGCCCAAGATATTTTCTGTAAACTATGGATATCGCACGACCGGCTCGGGCATATACAATCACTGAAATCCTATCTTTTCAAAATGTGCCGTAACGCTGTATACGACTCATTCGACAGACAAATAACCGAACAAAACTATCTATCCCATTTGGAAGAAACAGCCCCACAGTCTACCTCGGTCGAACACGAAATATACGCCAAAGAGCTGCTTAGCCTCATGGACGCGACCATCGCAAGTCTGCCGCCGCAAAAGAGAACCATATTCAACATGAGCCGAAAAGAAGGCCTATCCAACGATGAAATAGCCCTTCGACTGAACCTTAAAAAGAACACAGTCGAAAAGACCATCAGTTCCGTATTAACACAACTCAAAAAAAACATGTTAGCCGCCTTGCTTTTTCTCATTCCTTAA